The proteins below are encoded in one region of Paenibacillus sp. YYML68:
- a CDS encoding helix-turn-helix domain-containing protein produces MIGEKIKAFRKLHNLSHVEFSTALGISQGNLNEIEKGNSKPSADTLIALRNKYGFDLNWLLIEGVQKSSDPLRPEGEYAFSLTSAEIKLMSMFKKLNLDEQERVVEFVDYKLQKRSRDSK; encoded by the coding sequence ATGATCGGTGAAAAAATAAAGGCTTTTCGAAAATTACATAATTTAAGCCATGTTGAATTTTCAACAGCTCTTGGTATATCACAAGGTAATCTAAATGAAATAGAAAAAGGTAACAGCAAGCCATCCGCCGATACTTTAATTGCGTTGAGAAACAAATATGGGTTTGATCTTAATTGGTTGTTGATCGAGGGAGTTCAAAAGTCGTCTGATCCATTACGACCTGAGGGTGAGTATGCCTTTTCACTAACTTCAGCAGAGATTAAACTTATGTCAATGTTTAAAAAGTTGAATTTAGACGAGCAAGAACGTGTTGTAGAATTTGTCGACTATAAATTACAGAAGAGGAGTAGGGATTCTAAATGA
- a CDS encoding RNA methyltransferase has protein sequence MDARGKQAEPIRSLQNPRVKQWTELLSRKGREKTGRFLIEGLHLVEEALRSELQPETVVYAEEKAAACAAVLAEARELGIECVPVSEQVLAKCTDTLTPQPVFAIVPKLPWQLGDVLKRSTQGGLVVVVDGLQDPGNLGTIIRSADAVGASGVVLGKGTVDLYNPKTVRSTMGSLFHLPIVTQAELAACLPEAAAQGIQIVSMSLDGAEPLYACDLRPSTWFVIGNEGQGVSIEVDQLASKRVLIPMAGRAESLNAAMAATVVLFEAMRQRGIQRS, from the coding sequence ATGGATGCTAGAGGTAAACAGGCTGAGCCGATCCGCTCGCTGCAAAATCCGCGCGTGAAGCAATGGACGGAGCTGCTCAGCCGCAAAGGTAGAGAAAAAACAGGCCGCTTCCTGATCGAAGGGCTGCACCTGGTCGAGGAGGCGCTCCGCTCGGAGCTGCAGCCCGAGACGGTCGTGTACGCAGAGGAGAAGGCGGCCGCATGCGCCGCGGTGCTGGCTGAAGCGCGGGAGCTGGGCATCGAGTGCGTGCCCGTTAGCGAGCAGGTGCTCGCGAAGTGTACAGACACGCTGACGCCGCAGCCGGTGTTCGCGATCGTGCCGAAGCTGCCGTGGCAGCTTGGCGACGTGCTGAAGCGCAGCACGCAGGGCGGGCTCGTCGTCGTCGTCGACGGCCTGCAGGACCCGGGCAACCTCGGCACGATCATTCGCAGCGCCGACGCGGTCGGGGCGAGCGGCGTCGTGCTCGGCAAGGGGACCGTTGACCTGTACAATCCGAAGACGGTGCGCTCGACGATGGGCTCGCTGTTCCATCTGCCGATCGTCACGCAGGCGGAGCTGGCGGCATGCTTGCCAGAGGCAGCGGCGCAGGGCATTCAGATCGTAAGCATGAGTCTGGACGGAGCTGAGCCGCTGTATGCGTGCGACCTGCGACCGTCGACGTGGTTCGTGATCGGTAACGAGGGACAAGGCGTATCGATCGAGGTCGACCAGCTCGCAAGCAAGCGCGTGCTCATCCCGATGGCGGGCCGCGCCGAGTCGCTGAATGCAGCGATGGCCGCGACGGTGGTGCTGTTTGAGGCGATGCGGCAGCGGGGAATCCAACGTAGTTGA
- a CDS encoding potassium channel family protein, with protein sequence MKKQYAVIGMGRFGSSVAKTLSNMGFEVLAIDSDEHRIQEVSYIVTHVVQADSTDEETLRSLGLRNFDVVVVAIGQDIQASILTTIIVKEIGVPKVIVKAQNELHGKVLRKVGADKVIFPERDMGTRVAHNLISSNIIDHIELSDDYSIVEIRASRPMVGRSLRQLDIRARFGCNVMGIKTGDKMNIAPYAEDLIKENDVLVIVGKNEDLETFEKTFAE encoded by the coding sequence ATGAAGAAGCAGTACGCGGTAATCGGTATGGGCCGATTCGGCTCCAGTGTAGCGAAGACGCTGTCGAATATGGGCTTTGAGGTGCTTGCCATTGATAGTGACGAGCATCGCATTCAAGAGGTATCGTATATTGTCACGCATGTCGTGCAGGCGGATTCGACGGATGAGGAGACGCTGCGCTCGCTCGGACTGCGTAACTTTGACGTCGTCGTCGTAGCGATTGGGCAAGATATACAGGCAAGCATTCTGACGACGATTATCGTGAAGGAGATCGGCGTGCCGAAGGTGATCGTCAAGGCGCAGAATGAGCTGCACGGCAAGGTGCTGCGCAAGGTAGGCGCGGACAAGGTGATTTTCCCAGAGCGGGATATGGGTACACGGGTTGCCCACAACCTGATCTCGTCCAACATTATTGACCATATCGAATTGTCCGACGATTACAGCATCGTCGAGATTCGGGCGTCGAGGCCGATGGTCGGGCGCAGCTTAAGACAGCTGGACATCCGCGCGAGATTCGGGTGCAACGTGATGGGCATCAAGACCGGAGATAAGATGAATATTGCGCCTTACGCAGAGGATCTGATCAAGGAGAACGACGTGCTCGTTATCGTCGGGAAGAATGAGGATCTGGAGACGTTCGAGAAGACGTTCGCGGAGTAA
- the sspI gene encoding small acid-soluble spore protein SspI: MNLNLRQAIVQRMHDKNDEELFGVIADSIGAEERVLPGLGVLFEIIWQHSEAEQQSQMVTTLKEHLH; encoded by the coding sequence ATGAACTTAAACTTAAGACAAGCTATTGTTCAGCGTATGCATGATAAGAATGACGAAGAATTGTTCGGCGTCATCGCAGACTCGATCGGTGCCGAGGAACGGGTGCTACCTGGCCTTGGCGTCCTGTTCGAAATTATATGGCAGCACAGCGAGGCAGAGCAGCAGTCGCAGATGGTCACAACGTTGAAGGAGCATCTGCACTAG
- a CDS encoding LacI family DNA-binding transcriptional regulator: MRAIVTRKEVAALAGVSEATVSRVFNGVGPMRESTKQRVMKAAEELHYHPNAIAQSFARRRSGNIGVVLPYVPKVHIFSTYYFSEVLSGIGEQSKESGYDMLLMFRSPGEESNYSAFFRSYKMDACLILGATDTPPERAAIRSLHEGGYPYCLVNQRFVGERFHVVEADHEAGSYDAVRALIEQGARRIAFLNGSAEYSNSADRFRGYVRAMKEAGLLEAHVEDYTQMPEGLYYEGNYSRTSGYRAATQMATYIQELDAVFASNDRMAIGLIQGLREQGYFPGHDYAIIGYDNSDAARVTDPPLSSVMVPFYEMGRLAARRVLERIGQEDDSLSDGHIDERLQTKLVVRASSATDVTR, encoded by the coding sequence GTGCGAGCGATCGTAACTCGTAAAGAAGTGGCCGCATTGGCCGGAGTATCGGAGGCGACGGTATCCCGTGTGTTCAACGGAGTCGGCCCGATGCGTGAATCGACCAAGCAACGCGTCATGAAGGCGGCGGAGGAGCTGCATTACCATCCGAACGCCATTGCGCAGAGCTTCGCAAGGCGGCGCAGCGGCAATATTGGCGTCGTGCTGCCGTATGTGCCGAAGGTGCACATTTTTTCAACCTATTATTTCTCCGAGGTGCTGAGCGGGATCGGCGAACAGTCGAAGGAATCCGGCTACGATATGCTGCTCATGTTCCGCTCGCCGGGTGAGGAGAGCAACTATAGCGCCTTCTTCCGCTCGTACAAGATGGATGCATGTCTCATTCTCGGCGCTACTGATACGCCCCCCGAGAGAGCAGCGATTCGTAGTCTGCACGAGGGCGGTTATCCGTACTGTCTGGTGAATCAGCGCTTCGTCGGGGAGCGCTTCCATGTGGTTGAAGCCGATCATGAGGCAGGCAGCTATGACGCGGTGCGAGCATTAATAGAGCAAGGCGCTAGGCGCATTGCCTTCTTGAACGGCTCGGCTGAGTATTCGAACAGCGCAGACCGGTTCCGCGGCTACGTGCGGGCGATGAAGGAAGCGGGTCTGCTGGAAGCTCATGTCGAGGATTACACGCAGATGCCCGAGGGGCTGTATTACGAGGGCAATTACAGTCGAACGAGCGGCTATCGGGCGGCCACGCAGATGGCGACTTATATTCAAGAGCTGGATGCGGTGTTCGCCTCGAACGATCGTATGGCGATCGGGCTCATCCAAGGCTTGCGGGAGCAGGGATATTTTCCAGGACACGACTATGCGATCATCGGCTATGACAATTCCGACGCGGCCCGAGTGACGGACCCGCCGCTGAGCAGTGTGATGGTACCGTTCTATGAGATGGGGCGACTAGCGGCAAGGCGCGTGCTGGAGCGGATCGGCCAAGAGGATGACAGCCTGTCAGATGGACATATAGACGAGAGGCTGCAGACGAAGCTGGTCGTCAGGGCGTCAAGCGCTACGGATGTTACTAGGTGA
- a CDS encoding YheC/YheD family protein yields MKRKSANKKIRCCRYVSSKWSKTQALMKKSSIARHVPDTRILTPGTLQSMLKQYKMIYIKPNRGMFGDGVIRIEHHLDRAEYSYHAGTTVRTFKSFDELRDSLFQLIKKRKYLAQKGIHLLKYKGRRFDLRVMAQKSPANKWETTGIAGRVAAPDKAVTNVHNGGTVKDLHELLGTYASSAARSQLTRRLRLLGVEVGQRMQMRYPGVKEVGLDIALDESLYPWILEVNTCPDPYIFRKIKDKSVFRRISRYAKAYGRL; encoded by the coding sequence GTGAAGCGAAAGTCAGCAAATAAAAAAATACGTTGTTGCCGATATGTGTCCAGCAAGTGGTCAAAGACGCAAGCACTGATGAAGAAGAGCTCCATTGCAAGGCATGTTCCGGATACGAGAATCTTAACGCCGGGCACGCTGCAGAGCATGCTGAAGCAGTACAAGATGATCTACATTAAGCCGAATCGGGGCATGTTCGGTGATGGGGTCATTCGCATTGAGCACCATCTCGATCGCGCCGAATACTCGTATCATGCCGGTACGACCGTACGAACGTTCAAATCGTTCGATGAATTACGCGATTCGTTGTTTCAGCTGATCAAAAAGCGTAAATATTTAGCTCAGAAGGGGATACATCTGTTAAAATATAAAGGACGCCGCTTCGACCTGCGAGTGATGGCGCAGAAGTCGCCTGCGAACAAATGGGAGACGACTGGCATCGCCGGACGTGTCGCGGCACCCGATAAAGCAGTCACGAATGTGCATAACGGCGGCACGGTGAAGGATCTACACGAGCTACTGGGCACCTATGCAAGCAGTGCGGCGCGCAGCCAGCTTACGCGCAGACTTCGGCTGCTCGGGGTAGAGGTTGGACAACGTATGCAGATGCGGTACCCGGGTGTGAAGGAGGTCGGGCTCGACATCGCTCTGGATGAGAGCTTGTATCCGTGGATTTTGGAGGTTAACACGTGCCCCGATCCTTATATATTCCGTAAAATTAAAGATAAGAGCGTATTCCGGCGCATCAGCCGGTACGCCAAGGCATATGGACGGCTCTAG
- a CDS encoding glycosyltransferase family 4 protein has protein sequence MRILIIAPEQIPVPPLLGGSVEICIWAIANRLAKKHEVTVISRRHPKYPNRSEMSSRLTIVRVPSGSEGEYQKAVLKAVQSLQQRAHRGGRFDAVQVDNRPKLAAAVQRALPGTPVWLFLHSLTFVSPRKIKRKNASACLSAVHGIVANSASLREKLSARFPSVARRIREVWLGVDTEAFRQAKRRSAARSAAFRVLYAGRLVRQKGIPVLMKAVKQAEAASVGRSLSLTIAGGPVTGPYAARLKRLAASLRLRVQFLGSVPHKRMPDVYREADCLVCPSQGHEAFGLVNVEAMASGVPVIAAANGGIREIVQHRQNGLLVTKYRSPKAYASAIRKLQRSPRLAARLAKAGRRTVKSRFSWELTASRLAELYRERGSRAKR, from the coding sequence GTGAGGATCTTAATTATAGCGCCTGAGCAAATTCCGGTGCCTCCGCTTCTCGGAGGGTCGGTCGAAATATGCATCTGGGCAATCGCAAACAGACTAGCGAAGAAGCACGAGGTGACGGTCATCAGCCGCAGACACCCGAAATATCCGAACAGGTCCGAGATGTCCAGCCGCTTGACCATTGTTCGCGTGCCGTCGGGCTCAGAGGGGGAGTACCAGAAGGCGGTGCTGAAGGCGGTGCAGTCGCTGCAGCAGCGTGCTCACCGTGGTGGACGCTTCGATGCCGTGCAGGTCGACAATCGACCGAAGCTGGCTGCCGCTGTACAGCGAGCGCTGCCCGGCACGCCCGTATGGCTGTTCCTTCATTCCCTCACCTTCGTCTCGCCTCGCAAAATCAAACGCAAGAACGCCTCCGCCTGTCTGTCGGCGGTCCATGGCATCGTCGCGAACAGCGCATCGCTTCGGGAGAAGCTGTCGGCGCGGTTCCCGTCTGTCGCAAGGCGCATTCGCGAGGTATGGCTCGGCGTCGATACGGAGGCATTCCGCCAGGCGAAACGTCGTTCTGCAGCACGGTCGGCCGCCTTCCGCGTCCTGTATGCCGGGCGGCTCGTGCGGCAGAAGGGCATTCCTGTGCTGATGAAGGCCGTCAAGCAGGCGGAGGCGGCAAGCGTAGGACGGAGCCTGTCGCTGACAATCGCAGGCGGACCGGTAACGGGTCCATATGCCGCAAGGCTCAAGCGGCTCGCCGCAAGTCTTCGGCTACGTGTGCAATTCCTCGGCTCGGTGCCACATAAGAGGATGCCGGACGTCTACCGCGAGGCGGACTGCCTCGTCTGTCCGTCGCAAGGCCACGAGGCGTTCGGCCTCGTGAACGTTGAGGCGATGGCATCGGGCGTGCCGGTCATTGCCGCTGCGAATGGCGGCATCCGCGAGATCGTGCAGCATCGTCAGAACGGGCTGCTCGTGACGAAGTACCGCTCGCCTAAGGCGTATGCTTCGGCGATCCGGAAGCTGCAGCGGTCGCCTAGGCTCGCCGCACGTCTTGCGAAGGCGGGGCGGCGTACGGTGAAGAGTCGCTTCAGCTGGGAGCTGACCGCTAGCCGACTGGCAGAGCTGTACCGGGAGCGGGGCAGCCGGGCGAAGCGTTGA
- a CDS encoding peptide chain release factor 3: MSTDISKKLSEEVQKRRTFAIISHPDAGKTTLTEKLLLFGGAIRLAGTVKGRKASRHATSDWMEIEKQRGISVTSSVMQFDYNGHRVNILDTPGHQDFSEDTYRTLTAADSAVMLIDSAKGVEAQTKKLFQVCRMRGIPIFTFINKLDREGRNPFELLEELENLLGIRSYPMNWPIGMGKQFCGVYDRKLTQVELFQGDDHREIKVKKVSGYEDPIVKEIAGEFFYDQLVQDLELLDVAGDEFDYEKVRTGELTPVFFGSAINNFGVQTFLENFLQLAPAPTSRKTSDGSIIEPLNEKFTGYVFKIQANMNPAHRDRLAFLRICSGKFERGMSVKHVRAGKDIKLSQPQQFLAQDRDIVDEAFPGDIIGLFDPGIFRIGDTLSQAGVLEFDELPTFSPELFSKVTVKNALKHKQFQKGVDQLTEEGTIQVFKTIGFEDLILGVVGQLQFEVFEYRMKGEYGVDVQLSRMTYQFARWLVGDDIDPSKFRINSQLVKDKNDNYVALFENEYALRTSTEKNPTLKFLETAP; encoded by the coding sequence ATGAGTACAGATATAAGCAAGAAGCTGTCTGAAGAGGTTCAGAAGCGCAGAACGTTCGCCATTATTTCTCACCCGGATGCGGGAAAAACGACACTCACCGAGAAGCTGCTGCTGTTCGGAGGCGCGATTCGTCTGGCGGGTACGGTGAAGGGACGCAAGGCGAGCCGTCACGCGACGAGCGACTGGATGGAGATCGAGAAGCAGCGCGGAATCTCGGTTACGTCCAGCGTGATGCAGTTCGATTACAACGGACATCGGGTGAACATTCTCGATACACCGGGTCATCAGGACTTCAGTGAGGACACGTACCGGACGCTGACAGCGGCGGATAGCGCGGTCATGCTGATCGACTCGGCGAAGGGTGTCGAGGCACAGACGAAGAAGCTGTTCCAGGTGTGCCGGATGCGCGGCATTCCGATCTTCACCTTCATTAACAAGCTGGACCGTGAGGGACGTAATCCGTTCGAGCTGCTGGAGGAGCTGGAGAACTTGCTCGGCATCCGCTCGTACCCGATGAACTGGCCGATCGGCATGGGCAAGCAGTTCTGCGGCGTGTACGACCGCAAGCTGACGCAGGTGGAGCTGTTCCAGGGCGACGACCACCGCGAGATTAAGGTGAAGAAGGTCAGCGGCTATGAGGACCCGATCGTGAAGGAGATTGCAGGCGAGTTCTTCTACGATCAGCTCGTGCAGGATCTGGAGCTGCTCGACGTGGCGGGTGACGAGTTCGATTATGAGAAGGTGCGTACCGGAGAGCTGACGCCAGTGTTCTTCGGCAGTGCGATCAACAACTTCGGCGTGCAGACGTTCCTCGAGAACTTCCTGCAGCTCGCGCCTGCGCCGACATCACGCAAGACCAGCGACGGTAGCATCATCGAGCCGCTCAATGAGAAGTTCACGGGCTACGTGTTCAAGATTCAGGCGAACATGAACCCGGCTCACCGCGACCGTCTCGCGTTCCTGCGCATCTGCTCGGGGAAGTTCGAGCGCGGCATGAGCGTGAAGCACGTGCGTGCGGGCAAGGACATCAAGCTGTCGCAGCCGCAGCAGTTTCTCGCGCAGGATCGCGACATCGTGGACGAGGCGTTCCCGGGCGACATCATCGGTCTGTTCGATCCGGGCATCTTCCGCATCGGCGATACGCTCAGCCAAGCGGGCGTGCTCGAGTTCGACGAGCTGCCGACGTTCTCGCCAGAGCTGTTCTCCAAGGTGACGGTCAAGAACGCGCTGAAGCATAAGCAGTTCCAGAAGGGTGTTGACCAGCTGACGGAGGAGGGCACGATTCAGGTCTTCAAGACGATCGGCTTCGAGGATCTCATTCTCGGTGTCGTCGGTCAGCTCCAGTTCGAGGTGTTCGAGTACCGGATGAAGGGGGAATACGGCGTCGATGTGCAGCTGTCGCGCATGACGTACCAATTCGCCCGCTGGCTCGTCGGCGACGACATCGACCCTTCGAAGTTCCGCATCAATTCGCAGCTCGTGAAGGACAAGAACGACAACTACGTGGCGCTGTTCGAGAACGAGTATGCGCTGCGCACGTCGACGGAGAAGAACCCGACGCTGAAGTTTCTAGAGACGGCGCCTTAA
- a CDS encoding metallophosphoesterase, whose amino-acid sequence MTRRAFVVWLLGLLAWGAALVVGFLELMERMGRSSRLLDGGARSQAADGARAEQREPRQEAEAVPLFAFMVLSDLHISKHDPGTIRHLKQALTDIEQMDTRVGAIALTGDLTEYGTDEEYGELRKLLAAYKLPPVYANMGNHDYYHVWLDRSGQFNPKTMPHGKTDWQSRERFQQFFGLKKPYHDAWVNGHHLIALSQETYVQERPEVGEGAWYSEEQLRWLEQQLAPHKDGSPVFILTHQPLPPAGQDGKSHQLIPAQRLRAILKPYKNVFVFCGHRHQDFAGKGEHYVKEGFHYFHNSSVGRVLNEKYEHVAKEKAQGMYVEVFADRVRLRGREFASRKWVKEADWTVPFA is encoded by the coding sequence ATGACGAGGCGAGCATTCGTCGTCTGGCTGCTTGGCCTTCTGGCATGGGGGGCGGCGCTGGTCGTCGGCTTCTTGGAGCTGATGGAGCGTATGGGCCGGTCGAGCCGACTGCTGGATGGAGGCGCACGATCGCAGGCGGCGGACGGAGCTCGCGCAGAACAGCGCGAGCCGCGGCAAGAGGCCGAGGCGGTGCCGTTATTCGCCTTCATGGTACTCAGCGATCTTCATATATCGAAGCACGACCCCGGCACGATCCGGCATCTGAAGCAGGCACTGACCGACATCGAGCAGATGGATACGAGAGTAGGTGCGATTGCGCTTACGGGTGACTTGACCGAATACGGTACGGATGAGGAGTACGGGGAGCTGCGCAAGCTGCTAGCGGCCTACAAGCTGCCGCCAGTGTACGCCAATATGGGTAACCACGACTATTACCACGTCTGGCTGGACCGGAGCGGGCAGTTCAATCCGAAGACGATGCCGCATGGCAAGACGGATTGGCAGTCTCGGGAGCGGTTCCAGCAGTTTTTTGGCCTGAAGAAGCCTTATCATGACGCATGGGTGAATGGACATCATCTGATCGCGCTGTCGCAAGAGACGTACGTGCAGGAGCGGCCGGAGGTGGGCGAGGGCGCCTGGTACTCCGAGGAGCAGCTTCGCTGGCTGGAGCAGCAGCTCGCTCCGCACAAGGACGGTAGTCCGGTGTTCATTCTGACGCACCAGCCGCTGCCGCCTGCTGGTCAGGACGGCAAGAGTCACCAGCTGATCCCGGCGCAGCGGCTGCGCGCGATTTTGAAGCCGTACAAGAACGTGTTCGTGTTCTGCGGACATCGGCATCAGGATTTTGCAGGGAAGGGCGAGCATTATGTGAAGGAAGGGTTCCATTACTTCCACAACTCGTCGGTTGGCCGCGTGCTGAATGAGAAGTATGAGCATGTGGCGAAGGAGAAGGCGCAAGGGATGTACGTCGAGGTGTTCGCGGATCGGGTCAGGCTGAGAGGCCGGGAATTCGCTTCGCGTAAGTGGGTGAAGGAAGCGGACTGGACAGTCCCGTTCGCCTAA
- a CDS encoding cyclase family protein — MFKLYDISMTIHRDMMVWKDRDAKRPSFENTGNHETGQTYETRISLDAHTGTHLDAPLHMLKDGATIETIPLQDLIGTARVLDLTHVVDGVTKADLEPLAIQKGEWILFKTSNSFTDKFELDFIFLKEDGAQYLAELGIKGVGTDALGIERSQPEYGTHRTLMRNNVLILEGLRLADVPAGTYFFVLAPLKLEGIEAAPARAFLLGS; from the coding sequence ATGTTCAAGCTGTACGATATCTCGATGACAATTCATCGTGACATGATGGTGTGGAAGGATAGGGATGCGAAGCGCCCTAGCTTCGAGAATACAGGCAATCACGAGACGGGCCAAACGTACGAGACGCGCATCAGTCTTGACGCGCATACGGGCACGCATCTGGATGCGCCGCTGCACATGCTCAAGGACGGGGCGACGATTGAGACGATCCCGCTGCAGGACTTGATCGGAACGGCGCGTGTGCTCGACCTGACGCATGTCGTGGACGGCGTGACGAAGGCGGACCTGGAGCCATTGGCGATTCAGAAGGGCGAATGGATTCTATTCAAGACAAGCAATTCGTTCACCGATAAGTTCGAGCTGGACTTCATCTTCCTGAAGGAGGACGGGGCGCAATATTTGGCCGAGCTCGGGATTAAGGGCGTTGGCACGGATGCGCTCGGCATCGAGCGCTCGCAGCCGGAGTACGGCACACACCGTACGCTGATGCGTAATAACGTGCTCATTCTCGAGGGGCTGCGGCTCGCGGACGTGCCGGCTGGCACGTACTTCTTCGTGCTCGCTCCGCTGAAGCTGGAGGGCATTGAGGCGGCTCCGGCGAGAGCGTTCCTGCTTGGCTCTTAG
- the zwf gene encoding glucose-6-phosphate dehydrogenase, translated as MTNAVFLIFGATGDLARRKLFPAFYSLYRERKLGEKFAVVGLARRSRTNEEFREDVLESIKEFARYNVTKDERWESFADHFEYMSLDINDVNSFRELKALTDRLDEKFDAGGNKLSYLALAPELFGPVSHNLKAGGLLETEGWHRVVIEKPFGYDLKSAEKLNAEIRQVFEEQDIYRIDHYLGKEMVQNINVVRFANAFFEPLWNNKYISNIQITLSETVGVEERGGYYDRSGALRDMGQNHMLQMLAIMAMEPPSRMHPEDIRDEKVKVLRSLRGFESAADVRANTVRGQYSQGTMKGQQVPGYRQEDKVNPESATETYFAARVFVDNFRWAGVPFYIRTGKRLPVKTTEVVVEFKNVPNNVYLSTKHKLEPNLLVFRVNPMEGIYFKMNAKQPGSEGVIVPVAMDFCQSCQVGLNTPEAYERLLYDAARGDSTYFTRWDEVALAWKYVDQIESAWKEGADDLQTYAAGTWGPERGQKLVTQDGFKWWPVNGQDENEVAWEFTQR; from the coding sequence ATGACCAATGCTGTGTTTCTAATATTCGGAGCTACAGGGGATCTGGCACGCCGCAAGCTGTTCCCGGCGTTCTACAGCTTGTACCGCGAACGTAAGCTCGGAGAGAAGTTCGCCGTCGTCGGCCTTGCCCGTCGTTCGCGCACGAATGAGGAGTTCCGCGAGGACGTGCTGGAGTCTATTAAAGAGTTCGCGCGTTACAACGTCACCAAGGACGAGCGGTGGGAGTCGTTCGCTGACCATTTTGAATACATGTCATTAGATATTAACGATGTGAACAGCTTCCGTGAGCTGAAGGCGCTGACGGATCGGCTCGACGAGAAGTTCGATGCGGGCGGCAACAAGCTGTCCTACCTCGCGCTCGCGCCAGAGCTGTTCGGTCCTGTGTCGCACAACCTGAAGGCAGGCGGGCTGCTCGAGACGGAGGGCTGGCACCGCGTCGTTATTGAGAAGCCATTCGGCTATGATCTGAAGTCGGCTGAGAAGCTGAATGCGGAGATTCGCCAAGTGTTCGAGGAGCAGGATATATACCGCATTGACCATTATCTCGGCAAAGAAATGGTGCAGAACATCAACGTTGTACGCTTCGCGAATGCGTTCTTCGAGCCGCTGTGGAACAACAAATATATTAGCAACATTCAGATTACGCTGAGTGAAACGGTCGGCGTCGAGGAGCGCGGCGGCTACTACGACCGCTCGGGCGCGCTGCGCGATATGGGTCAGAACCATATGCTGCAGATGCTCGCAATTATGGCGATGGAGCCGCCAAGCCGGATGCATCCGGAGGATATCCGCGATGAGAAGGTGAAGGTGCTGCGCAGTCTGCGCGGCTTCGAGAGCGCTGCGGATGTGCGGGCGAACACCGTTCGCGGTCAATATTCGCAAGGCACGATGAAGGGGCAGCAGGTGCCGGGGTATCGTCAGGAGGACAAGGTGAATCCGGAGTCGGCGACGGAGACGTATTTTGCCGCGCGGGTATTCGTGGATAACTTCCGCTGGGCTGGCGTACCGTTCTACATTCGGACAGGCAAGCGGCTGCCGGTGAAGACGACCGAGGTCGTGGTGGAGTTCAAGAACGTGCCGAACAACGTGTACTTGTCGACGAAGCATAAGCTCGAGCCGAACCTGCTCGTCTTCCGCGTCAACCCGATGGAGGGCATCTACTTCAAGATGAATGCGAAGCAGCCGGGCTCTGAGGGTGTGATCGTGCCGGTGGCGATGGACTTCTGCCAGAGCTGCCAGGTCGGACTGAACACGCCTGAGGCGTACGAGCGGCTGCTCTACGATGCGGCGCGCGGCGACTCGACGTATTTCACCCGATGGGACGAGGTTGCACTGGCGTGGAAGTATGTCGACCAGATCGAGTCGGCGTGGAAGGAAGGCGCAGACGATCTCCAGACGTACGCAGCAGGCACATGGGGACCGGAGCGCGGGCAGAAGCTCGTGACGCAGGACGGCTTCAAGTGGTGGCCGGTGAACGGGCAGGACGAGAACGAGGTGGCGTGGGAGTTCACGCAGCGCTAA